One region of Pristis pectinata isolate sPriPec2 chromosome 30, sPriPec2.1.pri, whole genome shotgun sequence genomic DNA includes:
- the LOC127584636 gene encoding AP-1 complex subunit mu has translation MIHSLFLINCSGDIFLEKHWKSVVSRSVCDYFLEAQDKAGQPENVAPVLATPHHYLVSTHRNGIFFVAVIQSEVPPLFVIEFLHRVAETLQDYFGECSETSIKDNVVIVYELLEEMLDNGFPLATESNILKELIKPPTILRSVVNSITGSSNVGDQLPTGQLSNIPWRRAGVKYTNNEAYFDVTEEIDAIIDKSGSTVFAEIQGVIDACIKLTGMPDLTLTFMNPRLLDDVSFHPCVRFKRWESERVLSFIPPDGNFRLMSYHVSSQNLVAIPVYVKHNISFRDNGSTGRFDITIGPKQTMGKMVESVLVIVHMPKGVLNMNLTAAQGNYTFDPVTKVLIWDIGKITLPKLPTLKGLINLQSGAPKPEENPTLNVQFRIQQLAVSGLKVNRLDMYGERYKPFKGVKYVTKAGKFQVRT, from the exons ATGATCCACAGTCTGTTTCTCATCAACTGCAGCGGGGACATCTTCCTGGAGAAGCACTGGAAGAGCGTGGTGAGCCGCTCTGTCTGCGACTACTTCTTGGAGGCGCAGGACAAGGCCGGGCAGCCGGAGAACGTGGCGCCGGTGCTCGCCACCCCGCACCACTACCTGGTCAGCACTCACCGCAACGGCATCTTCTTCGTCGCCGTCATCCAGTCCGAGGTGCCCCCGCTGTTTGTCATTGAGTTCCTACACCGAGTGGCAGAAACCCTGCAG GACTATTTTGGAGAATGCTCAGAGACATCAATTAAAGATAATGTTGTGATTGTGTACGAGCTCCTGGAAGAGATGTTGGACAATGGGTTCCCATTAGCTACTGAAtccaatattttaaaagaacTGATTAAACCACCTACTATTCTTCGTTCAGTTGTTAATTCTATAACAG GGAGCAGCAATGTAGGAGATCAGCTTCCAACTGGTCAACTGTCTAACATCCCTTGGCGGAGAGCAGGAGTCAAGTACACAAATAATGAAGCTTACTTTGATGTTACTGAAGAAATTGATGCCATCATAGATAAATCAG GATCAACTGTCTTTGCTGAAATCCAGGGTGTTATTGATGCCTGCATTAAATTAACTGGAATGCCAGACCTCACTCTTACCTTCATG AATCCAAGGCTGCTGGATGATGTCAGCTTCCATCCGTGTGTTCGTTTCAAACGATGGGAATCTGAGCGAGTTCTGTCATTTATTCCTCCAGATGGAAATTTTCGTTTAATGTCTTACCATGTCAGCTCACAAAA CTTGGTGGCAATACCAGTTTATGTAAAGCATAATATCAGCTTCAGAGACAATGGATCGACAGGACGGTTTGATATAACAATTGGGCCAAAACAGACTATGGGAAAAATGGTGGAGAGTGTTCTGGTGATTGTTCATATGCCCAAAGGAGTGCTCAATATGAATCTTACAGCAGCACAGGGCAATTACACATTTGATCCAGTCACCAAG GTGTTAATTTGGGACATAGGAAAAATCACCTTGCCAAAGTTACCAACTCTTAAAGGATTGATTAACCTACAGTCTGGGGCACCAAAACCCGAAGAAAATCCAACACTCAATGTTCAGTTTCGGATCCAGCAACTTGCTGTATCAG